A single genomic interval of Microbacterium sp. zg-Y1090 harbors:
- a CDS encoding LysE/ArgO family amino acid transporter, with amino-acid sequence MPSLVAGFALGLSLIVAIGAQNLFVLRQGVRREHVAAVATVCAVSDAVLIAVGVSGLGVVVAAVPWLVEVVRWAGAAFLLGYALLAARRAWRPSGAALTTGAGSGSGSGSGSGAGSGAGSGAGSGAGSGAGSGAGAAGGSGGASGSGGGSRAGSGSGSAAAGSMADEPGGGTATRARLAPVLLTCLALTWLNPHVYLDTVFLLGTVASAQGDGRWVFAAGAMTASVVWFFGLAFGARYLGRWLSTPRSWRVLDGVIAVVMTAIAISLILHR; translated from the coding sequence ATCCCCTCCCTCGTCGCCGGCTTCGCGCTGGGCCTCTCCCTCATCGTCGCCATCGGCGCCCAGAACCTCTTCGTCCTGCGCCAAGGCGTGCGGCGCGAGCACGTCGCGGCGGTGGCGACGGTGTGCGCGGTCTCGGATGCCGTGCTCATCGCGGTCGGCGTCTCGGGACTGGGTGTCGTGGTCGCGGCCGTTCCGTGGCTGGTGGAGGTCGTCCGCTGGGCAGGCGCGGCGTTCCTCCTCGGCTACGCGCTGCTGGCGGCTCGGCGCGCGTGGCGGCCGTCCGGGGCGGCGCTGACGACGGGTGCCGGGTCGGGGTCCGGGTCGGGGTCCGGGTCGGGGGCCGGATCGGGGGCCGGGTCGGGGGCCGGATCGGGGGCCGGATCGGGGGCCGGATCGGGGGCCGGGGCCGCGGGCGGGTCCGGCGGCGCGTCCGGGTCCGGGGGAGGGTCCCGGGCCGGGTCGGGTTCCGGTTCCGCCGCGGCGGGGAGCATGGCTGACGAGCCGGGTGGCGGCACGGCGACCCGGGCGCGACTCGCCCCGGTGCTGCTGACCTGCCTGGCGCTCACGTGGCTGAACCCGCACGTCTACCTCGACACGGTGTTCCTCCTCGGAACCGTCGCGAGCGCGCAGGGCGACGGACGCTGGGTGTTCGCGGCGGGGGCGATGACGGCCAGCGTCGTCTGGTTCTTCGGGCTCGCGTTCGGCGCGCGCTACCTGGGCCGATGGCTGTCGACGCCGCGCTCCTGGCGGGTGCTCGACGGTGTCATCGCGGTCGTGATGACGGCCATCGCGATCTCGCTGATCCTGCACCGGTGA
- a CDS encoding MDR family MFS transporter — MFVSMLASTVVSTSLPVILHDLGGGQTAFTWVVTATLLTTAISTPIWGKLADLTNRKVMYQLALVIFVLATAAAGFSQNPETLIAFRALQGIGAGGLAALSQVLMADIISPRERGRYMGLFGAVMAVATVGGPLLGGLITDAWGWRWNFFVAIPVAVAALLIVQRNLHVPARPKQKARIDYLGIVLLSLSVSLLLIWVSLAGDSFDWWSLETALMLGGALVGAGLFVWVELRSPEPLIPLTLFRDRTFTLSVIASIATGIAMFGASVYLSQYMQLARGATPTEAGIMTIPMIAGLLIASIGIGALITKTGRWKAFLVAGAVLLTAGSALLSTIEYDTDFTLVSIYMFLLGAGVGMTMQNLVLVVQNTASPKQIGVASSGVTFFRSLGGTLGVSVMGAALASRVAELLTARTDDITAALASLGEQGPVWAAQLQSGALPSVATMPDALRVVFEDIYANGISRAFLIAVPFAVISLIAIVFLPRTPLTSMTTTERLHAAEADFATVSVPEGMGSLTASHRIIDEADQTDASAETDATDGASDSRDARR, encoded by the coding sequence ATGTTCGTGTCGATGCTCGCCTCGACGGTGGTGTCGACGTCGCTTCCGGTGATCCTCCACGACCTCGGCGGCGGGCAGACCGCCTTCACCTGGGTGGTCACCGCGACGCTGCTGACGACCGCGATCTCCACACCGATCTGGGGCAAGCTCGCCGACCTCACCAACCGCAAGGTGATGTACCAGCTGGCGCTCGTGATCTTCGTGCTCGCCACCGCCGCGGCCGGGTTCTCGCAGAACCCCGAGACGCTCATCGCGTTCCGCGCCCTGCAGGGCATCGGCGCCGGTGGCCTCGCCGCCCTCAGCCAGGTGCTGATGGCCGACATCATCAGCCCGCGCGAGCGCGGCCGCTACATGGGGCTGTTCGGCGCGGTCATGGCGGTCGCGACGGTGGGCGGCCCGCTGCTGGGCGGCCTCATCACGGATGCCTGGGGCTGGCGCTGGAACTTCTTCGTGGCGATCCCCGTCGCCGTCGCCGCCCTGCTCATCGTGCAGCGCAACCTGCACGTGCCCGCGCGGCCGAAGCAGAAGGCGCGCATCGACTACCTCGGCATCGTGCTGCTCTCGCTATCGGTGTCGCTCCTGCTGATCTGGGTGTCGCTGGCGGGTGACTCGTTCGACTGGTGGAGCCTCGAGACCGCCCTCATGCTCGGCGGAGCGCTCGTCGGCGCCGGCCTGTTCGTGTGGGTCGAGCTGCGCTCCCCTGAGCCACTGATCCCGCTGACGCTCTTCCGCGACCGCACCTTCACGCTGTCGGTGATCGCCTCGATCGCCACCGGCATCGCGATGTTCGGTGCCTCGGTCTACCTCAGCCAGTACATGCAGCTGGCCCGCGGCGCCACGCCGACCGAGGCCGGCATCATGACGATCCCGATGATCGCGGGTCTGCTGATCGCGTCGATCGGCATCGGCGCTCTGATCACGAAGACCGGTCGCTGGAAGGCGTTCCTCGTCGCGGGCGCCGTGCTGCTGACCGCCGGTTCCGCGCTGCTGTCGACGATCGAGTACGACACCGATTTCACGCTCGTCTCCATCTACATGTTCCTCCTCGGTGCCGGCGTGGGCATGACGATGCAGAACCTCGTCCTCGTGGTGCAGAACACCGCCAGCCCGAAGCAGATCGGCGTCGCGAGCTCGGGGGTGACGTTCTTCCGCAGCCTCGGCGGCACGCTCGGCGTGTCGGTGATGGGAGCGGCGCTGGCCTCGCGCGTCGCCGAGCTCCTCACTGCGCGCACCGACGACATCACCGCCGCGCTGGCGAGCCTCGGCGAGCAGGGCCCGGTCTGGGCGGCCCAGCTGCAGAGCGGCGCCCTCCCCTCGGTCGCGACCATGCCCGACGCACTCCGGGTCGTCTTCGAGGACATCTACGCCAACGGCATCTCGCGCGCGTTCCTCATCGCCGTGCCGTTCGCCGTCATCAGTCTCATCGCGATCGTCTTCCTCCCCCGCACCCCGCTGACCTCGATGACGACCACCGAGCGCCTGCACGCGGCGGAGGCCGATTTCGCGACGGTCTCCGTCCCCGAAGGGATGGGCAGCCTGACGGCATCCCATCGCATCATCGACGAGGCGGACCAGACGGATGCCTCAGCCGAGACGGATGCCACGGACGGGGCATCCGACTCCCGCGACGCACGCCGATAG
- a CDS encoding acylphosphatase produces the protein MKRVHVIVRGDVQGVGYRYTMRMVARDAGASGWVRNRRDGSVEAEVEGTADQVDAVLAWMAGGPPGAVVEQAAVTDRAPQRDAGFEVLPTA, from the coding sequence ATGAAGCGGGTGCACGTGATCGTCAGAGGCGACGTCCAGGGTGTCGGCTACCGGTACACGATGCGGATGGTGGCACGGGATGCCGGCGCGTCCGGGTGGGTGCGCAATCGCCGCGACGGCAGCGTGGAGGCGGAGGTCGAGGGCACGGCCGACCAGGTCGACGCGGTACTGGCCTGGATGGCCGGCGGCCCACCCGGCGCGGTCGTCGAGCAGGCCGCCGTCACCGACCGCGCCCCGCAGCGCGACGCCGGGTTCGAGGTCCTCCCCACCGCCTGA
- a CDS encoding LysR family transcriptional regulator ArgP has protein sequence MRLPADLAETLAAVVDEGTLDAAARRLHITPSAVSQRIKALEQQVGRVLLVRAKPARPTDAGRAVVRLARQFALLEHDALGELGAPPGEDTVAVPLAVNADSLATWFLPSLARLSERHPVVFDLHRDDQDFTARLLEDGTVMAAVTSRAAPVAGCAVSALGALRYEAVAAPRYVERHLPGGPHADALAGAPLVDFDRRDDIQRTWLAGRGVDPDAPPRHYVPASADFASAVRLGLGWAMLPRLQSQAALDAGDLVLLGGDAVDVPLYWQQWNLRSPLLDAVAAELIAEGRRVLAS, from the coding sequence ATGCGCCTTCCTGCCGATCTCGCTGAGACCCTCGCCGCCGTCGTCGACGAAGGGACGCTGGATGCCGCCGCCAGACGGCTGCACATCACCCCCTCCGCCGTGAGTCAGCGCATCAAGGCTCTGGAGCAGCAGGTGGGCCGGGTGCTGCTGGTGCGCGCGAAGCCTGCGCGACCCACCGATGCCGGTCGCGCCGTGGTGCGCCTGGCGCGGCAGTTCGCGCTGCTCGAGCACGACGCGCTGGGGGAACTGGGGGCGCCGCCGGGGGAGGACACGGTGGCGGTGCCGCTCGCCGTCAACGCCGACTCGCTGGCGACCTGGTTCCTGCCGTCCCTGGCGCGGCTCTCCGAGCGGCATCCCGTGGTTTTCGACCTGCACCGGGACGACCAGGACTTCACGGCCCGCCTGCTCGAGGACGGCACCGTGATGGCGGCGGTCACGTCGCGGGCGGCCCCGGTGGCCGGGTGCGCGGTCAGCGCACTGGGCGCCCTGCGGTACGAGGCGGTGGCAGCGCCGCGGTATGTCGAGCGTCATCTGCCCGGCGGGCCGCACGCGGATGCGCTGGCCGGCGCGCCCCTGGTCGACTTCGACCGTCGCGACGACATCCAGCGCACCTGGCTCGCGGGCCGGGGCGTCGACCCCGACGCACCGCCGCGGCATTACGTGCCGGCCTCCGCCGACTTCGCCTCCGCGGTGCGCCTGGGGCTCGGGTGGGCGATGCTGCCGCGGCTGCAGTCGCAGGCGGCGCTGGATGCCGGGGACCTCGTGCTGCTGGGCGGCGACGCCGTGGACGTGCCGCTCTACTGGCAGCAGTGGAACCTGCGCTCCCCGCTGCTGGACGCCGTCGCGGCCGAGCTCATCGCCGAGGGCAGGCGGGTGCTGGCATCCTGA
- a CDS encoding YqaJ viral recombinase family protein, which translates to MTPELAARIVADSRDRVAWVRARSRGITATDVAALTSEKAIARAADAKLMGSGFSGNAYTDHGRRREPEIARWVAATHGIQPSSALFHAVVEKRHLATPDGVGLDKNGRVILAEIKTTNKHWRSIPRSYLRQVWWQQHVLGAERTLVAWEQHVDFVPVGDEPRCAWVDRDEYEIGKLVTLATSLIDELYHRTMQRRSLVAPPAAPVAPREPFRALALAD; encoded by the coding sequence GTGACCCCCGAACTCGCTGCCCGGATCGTCGCGGACTCCCGCGACCGCGTGGCGTGGGTGCGGGCGCGGTCGCGCGGGATCACCGCGACCGACGTGGCCGCCCTCACCTCCGAGAAGGCGATCGCCCGCGCGGCCGACGCCAAGCTCATGGGCTCCGGGTTCTCCGGCAACGCCTACACCGACCACGGACGCCGCCGCGAACCCGAGATCGCCCGCTGGGTGGCCGCGACCCACGGCATCCAGCCGTCGTCTGCCCTGTTCCACGCGGTCGTCGAGAAGCGCCACCTGGCGACGCCCGACGGCGTCGGTCTCGATAAGAACGGCCGCGTGATCCTGGCCGAGATCAAGACGACCAACAAGCACTGGCGCTCCATCCCCCGCTCCTACCTGCGGCAGGTGTGGTGGCAGCAGCACGTGCTGGGCGCCGAGCGCACGCTCGTGGCGTGGGAGCAGCATGTGGACTTCGTGCCCGTGGGCGACGAGCCGCGATGCGCCTGGGTCGACCGGGACGAGTACGAGATCGGCAAGCTGGTGACGCTCGCGACCTCTCTCATCGACGAGCTGTACCACCGCACGATGCAGCGCCGCAGCCTCGTCGCCCCACCGGCCGCCCCGGTCGCGCCGCGCGAGCCCTTCCGCGCTCTCGCCCTCGCCGACTGA
- a CDS encoding MarR family winged helix-turn-helix transcriptional regulator, whose amino-acid sequence MTSQETSEERAAAVRALEGEFGELISRFRKIIAENAHRVSPGMLPGAYKVFTSIVRCEPVTQAALAEQLAVDKGQLSRTVRELEELGLVERMPDPADGRSSLLSASPEGLARLATARAPQQSTLHAALEDWDLDDIHQLAHLLRALTTGTPPS is encoded by the coding sequence ATGACGAGTCAGGAGACCTCCGAGGAGCGCGCAGCGGCGGTACGCGCCCTGGAGGGCGAATTCGGCGAGCTGATCAGCCGGTTCCGCAAGATCATCGCCGAGAACGCGCACCGGGTGAGTCCCGGCATGCTCCCTGGGGCATACAAGGTCTTCACGAGCATCGTGCGCTGCGAGCCGGTGACGCAGGCGGCGCTGGCGGAGCAGCTGGCGGTGGACAAGGGCCAGCTCAGCCGCACCGTGCGCGAGCTCGAGGAGCTGGGACTGGTGGAGCGCATGCCGGATCCGGCCGACGGCCGGTCGAGCCTGCTCTCCGCGAGTCCCGAGGGGCTGGCGCGCCTGGCCACCGCCCGGGCCCCGCAGCAGAGCACCCTGCACGCCGCGCTCGAGGATTGGGACCTCGACGACATCCACCAGCTCGCCCACCTGCTGCGCGCCCTGACGACCGGCACGCCGCCGTCCTGA
- a CDS encoding iron chaperone — protein sequence MGAVGTVDDYLATLDSADAAAIGRLYDLARAVVPDAEQGLGYGMPALTYRGRPLLSVMRAKRHIGLYPFSPEAIAAVAPQLAGVETAKGTIRVAPDAPLPEEAVRALVAARKAQIDR from the coding sequence ATGGGCGCCGTGGGCACCGTCGACGACTACCTGGCCACCCTCGACTCCGCGGATGCCGCGGCGATCGGCCGCCTCTACGACCTCGCGCGCGCGGTCGTTCCCGATGCGGAGCAGGGACTCGGCTACGGCATGCCCGCCCTCACCTACCGCGGCAGGCCGCTGCTGTCCGTCATGCGCGCCAAGCGGCACATCGGCCTGTATCCGTTCAGCCCCGAGGCGATCGCAGCGGTCGCGCCGCAGCTGGCGGGCGTCGAGACGGCCAAGGGCACCATCCGGGTCGCCCCGGACGCGCCCCTCCCGGAGGAGGCGGTGCGTGCGCTGGTGGCGGCGCGCAAGGCGCAGATCGACCGCTGA
- the nusG gene encoding transcription termination/antitermination protein NusG: MSEKYVDDADWATAAEQSSEDDEAQEGNILAAEERAVEPAERAAVHIVEDGDDADADARELDDVDIEDPEADAIVNDALEIDEAAEAQAAAEVLTDSMAEEEAEKAADRADEVTPYDGPDVNGEPDAPVEDTDFLADFEAAGRIVDDAEADAEAGDEDAEEDPYDAFRAELRSLPGKWYVIHSYAGFERKVKANIEQRKSTLEVEEDIYQVEVPMEDVVEIKNGQRKMVTRVRIPGYVLVRMELNEDTWSVVRHTPGVTGFVGNAHNPTPLRFEEAFNMLKSLVEVKEVASAKGAAKGSATQARSIPAEVDFEVGETITIKEGSFAGLPGSISEIKPESGKLTVLVSLFERETPVELSFDQVTKL; encoded by the coding sequence GTGTCTGAAAAGTATGTCGACGACGCCGATTGGGCGACGGCCGCGGAGCAGTCGAGCGAGGATGACGAGGCCCAGGAGGGCAACATCCTCGCCGCGGAGGAGCGTGCCGTGGAGCCCGCCGAGCGTGCCGCGGTGCACATCGTGGAGGACGGCGACGACGCGGATGCCGACGCCCGCGAACTGGATGATGTCGACATCGAAGACCCGGAGGCGGATGCCATCGTGAACGACGCCCTCGAGATCGACGAGGCCGCCGAGGCCCAGGCCGCGGCTGAGGTGCTCACCGACTCCATGGCCGAGGAGGAGGCCGAGAAGGCCGCTGACCGCGCCGACGAGGTCACCCCCTACGACGGCCCCGACGTCAACGGCGAGCCCGACGCGCCCGTCGAGGACACCGACTTCCTGGCGGACTTCGAGGCCGCCGGTCGCATCGTCGACGACGCAGAGGCTGACGCCGAAGCAGGCGACGAGGATGCCGAAGAGGACCCTTACGACGCGTTCCGCGCCGAGCTGCGCAGCCTCCCCGGCAAGTGGTACGTCATCCACTCCTACGCCGGCTTCGAGCGCAAGGTGAAGGCCAACATCGAGCAGCGCAAGTCGACGCTCGAGGTCGAAGAGGACATCTACCAGGTCGAGGTCCCCATGGAGGACGTCGTCGAGATCAAGAACGGTCAGCGCAAGATGGTCACGCGCGTCCGGATCCCCGGCTACGTGCTCGTGCGCATGGAGCTGAACGAGGACACCTGGTCGGTCGTGCGACACACGCCCGGCGTCACCGGCTTCGTGGGCAACGCCCACAACCCGACGCCGCTGCGCTTCGAAGAGGCCTTCAACATGCTGAAGTCCCTCGTCGAGGTCAAGGAGGTCGCCTCCGCGAAGGGCGCCGCCAAGGGCTCGGCCACGCAGGCGCGCAGCATCCCCGCCGAGGTCGACTTCGAGGTGGGCGAGACCATCACGATCAAGGAGGGCTCGTTCGCCGGCCTTCCCGGCTCGATCAGCGAGATCAAGCCCGAGAGCGGCAAGCTCACGGTGCTCGTCTCCCTGTTCGAGCGCGAGACCCCGGTCGAGCTGTCGTTCGACCAGGTCACCAAGCTCTGA
- a CDS encoding NADP-dependent oxidoreductase, producing MRFRPLRSSTVPETPSLVVTDPPSLMKAVVYDAPGTADVLRLAEVAVPAPVLSELLVRVVAAGVNPIDAKTRSGGGATAGIPSYPSTLGFDFSGVVVKAPYESHPLAPGTEVYGMVPFPRSGGTYAEYVVVPSLSVARKPASLSHAEAAGVPLAALTAWGLVVETAHAHEGQRILIHAGSGGVGHFAVQLASYFGAHVTATGSAANLPWLRELGASVAIDYATTRFEDVVSDVDVVIDLVGNVHDDTGSRSLSVLRRGGLYVLVPTGGWPGYAEAAAAAGLRATSYKVIPDGGVLSTLGRLLESGSIRVFLDRVFDLGEAAAAHRELERGHTRGKSVLQVSDD from the coding sequence ATGCGATTCCGGCCGCTGAGATCGTCCACCGTCCCCGAGACGCCCTCCCTCGTGGTGACCGACCCGCCTTCACTGATGAAGGCCGTCGTGTACGACGCACCCGGCACCGCCGACGTGCTGCGCCTCGCCGAGGTTGCGGTGCCCGCACCCGTGCTGAGCGAGCTGCTCGTGCGGGTCGTGGCCGCGGGGGTCAACCCGATCGACGCGAAGACCCGCAGCGGCGGCGGCGCCACCGCCGGCATCCCGTCCTACCCCAGCACGCTCGGCTTCGACTTCAGCGGGGTCGTGGTCAAGGCGCCCTACGAGTCGCACCCGCTGGCGCCGGGCACCGAGGTCTACGGCATGGTGCCCTTCCCCCGCTCGGGCGGCACCTATGCCGAGTACGTCGTCGTGCCGTCGCTGTCTGTGGCCCGCAAGCCCGCCTCCCTCTCGCACGCCGAAGCCGCCGGGGTTCCGCTGGCGGCGCTCACCGCCTGGGGGCTCGTCGTCGAGACCGCCCACGCGCACGAGGGCCAGCGCATCCTCATCCACGCCGGCAGCGGCGGGGTCGGACACTTCGCGGTGCAGCTGGCGTCGTACTTCGGCGCGCACGTGACGGCCACCGGCTCCGCGGCGAACCTGCCCTGGCTGCGGGAGCTCGGCGCCTCCGTGGCCATCGACTACGCCACGACGCGGTTCGAGGACGTCGTCTCCGACGTCGACGTGGTCATCGACCTCGTCGGCAACGTGCACGACGACACGGGCTCGCGCTCGCTGTCGGTGCTGCGCCGCGGCGGCCTGTACGTACTGGTGCCCACGGGCGGCTGGCCGGGCTACGCGGAGGCCGCCGCGGCGGCGGGTCTGCGGGCGACGTCGTACAAGGTGATCCCCGACGGCGGGGTGCTGTCGACGCTGGGGAGACTCCTGGAATCCGGGTCGATCCGCGTCTTCCTCGACCGGGTCTTCGATCTCGGCGAGGCCGCCGCGGCCCACCGCGAGCTCGAGCGCGGTCACACCCGCGGCAAGTCGGTGCTGCAGGTCAGCGACGACTGA
- the rplJ gene encoding 50S ribosomal protein L10, which yields MAQKDASVAELTKNFENSNAVLLTEYRGLTVAQLKQLRNTIRQDAQYAVVKNTLTKIAANNAGITALDEDLKGPSAVAFVHGDFVATAKALRDFAKANPLLVIKGGIFEGNTLTADEVNKYASLESREVLLAKAAGMMKATMGKAAATIDALREKLETAEAA from the coding sequence ATGGCGCAGAAGGATGCATCGGTCGCCGAGCTCACGAAGAACTTCGAGAACTCGAACGCCGTCCTGCTGACCGAGTACCGCGGTCTGACGGTTGCCCAGCTCAAGCAGCTGCGCAACACCATCCGTCAGGACGCGCAGTACGCCGTGGTGAAGAACACGCTGACCAAGATCGCCGCGAACAACGCGGGGATCACGGCGCTGGACGAGGACCTCAAGGGCCCGTCCGCCGTCGCGTTCGTGCACGGCGACTTCGTCGCCACCGCGAAGGCTCTGCGTGACTTCGCCAAGGCTAACCCGCTTCTCGTGATCAAGGGCGGCATCTTCGAGGGCAACACCCTCACTGCCGACGAGGTCAACAAGTACGCCTCGCTCGAGAGCCGTGAGGTTCTGCTGGCGAAGGCTGCGGGCATGATGAAGGCGACGATGGGCAAGGCTGCGGCCACCATCGACGCGCTTCGCGAAAAGCTGGAGACCGCTGAGGCCGCGTAA
- the rplK gene encoding 50S ribosomal protein L11 produces MAPKKKVTGLIKLQIKAGAANPAPPIGPALGQHGVNIMEFCKAYNAATESQRGNVIPVEITVYEDRSFTFILKTPPAAELIKKAAGVAKGSQTPHTTKVGKLTKEQVRQIAETKQPDLNANDIEAASKIIAGTARSMGITVED; encoded by the coding sequence ATGGCACCCAAGAAGAAGGTGACCGGCCTGATCAAGCTCCAGATCAAGGCCGGCGCTGCCAACCCGGCGCCGCCGATCGGCCCCGCGCTCGGTCAGCACGGCGTCAACATCATGGAGTTCTGCAAGGCGTACAACGCCGCGACCGAGTCGCAGCGCGGCAACGTCATCCCCGTGGAGATCACCGTCTACGAGGACCGCAGCTTCACGTTCATCCTGAAGACGCCCCCGGCCGCTGAGCTGATCAAGAAGGCCGCCGGTGTGGCCAAGGGCTCGCAGACGCCGCACACCACCAAGGTGGGCAAGCTCACCAAGGAGCAGGTGCGTCAGATCGCCGAGACCAAGCAGCCCGACCTGAACGCGAACGACATCGAGGCCGCCTCGAAGATCATCGCCGGCACCGCCCGTTCCATGGGCATCACGGTTGAGGACTGA
- the rplL gene encoding 50S ribosomal protein L7/L12, producing the protein MAKLTTEELLEQFAGLTLVELSEFVKAFEEKFDVTAAAPVAVAGAAGGAAAEEVEEKDSFDVILEAAGDKKIQVIKTVRELTSLGLGEAKAVVDGAPKAVLEGANKETADKAKEALEAAGATVTLK; encoded by the coding sequence ATGGCGAAGCTCACCACTGAGGAGCTGCTCGAGCAGTTTGCCGGCCTGACCCTCGTCGAGCTCAGCGAGTTCGTGAAGGCGTTCGAGGAGAAGTTCGACGTCACCGCTGCTGCCCCCGTGGCCGTTGCCGGTGCCGCCGGCGGCGCTGCTGCTGAAGAGGTCGAGGAGAAGGACTCCTTCGACGTCATCCTCGAGGCTGCCGGCGACAAGAAGATCCAGGTCATCAAGACGGTCCGCGAGCTCACCTCGCTGGGCCTCGGCGAGGCCAAGGCCGTCGTCGACGGTGCTCCCAAGGCCGTCCTGGAGGGCGCCAACAAGGAGACCGCCGACAAGGCCAAGGAGGCCCTCGAGGCCGCCGGCGCCACGGTCACCCTCAAGTAA
- the rplA gene encoding 50S ribosomal protein L1, protein MAKSKAYNAAAEKIEPGKFYSSTEAVQLAKETGSKKFDSTVEVALKLAVDPRKADQMVRGTVILPHGTGKTARVIVFATGPAAEAAIAAGADEVGGAELIEKVAGGWTNFDAAVSTPELMGQVGRLGKVLGPRGLMPNPKTGTVTPNPAKAVEEIKGGKIEFRVDKHANVHFVVGKASFTAEQLDENFKAALEEIVRLKPSSAKGRYIQKGAVSTTFGPGIPLDVNVF, encoded by the coding sequence ATGGCTAAGTCCAAGGCTTACAACGCAGCTGCCGAGAAGATCGAGCCCGGCAAGTTCTACAGCTCCACCGAAGCGGTGCAGCTGGCGAAGGAGACCGGGTCGAAGAAGTTCGACTCGACCGTCGAGGTCGCGCTCAAGCTCGCAGTCGACCCCCGCAAGGCGGACCAGATGGTGCGTGGCACCGTCATCCTTCCCCACGGCACGGGCAAGACCGCCCGCGTCATCGTGTTCGCGACGGGCCCGGCCGCTGAGGCCGCCATCGCCGCGGGTGCGGACGAGGTCGGCGGCGCCGAGCTCATCGAGAAGGTCGCCGGCGGCTGGACCAACTTCGACGCCGCGGTGTCGACCCCTGAGCTCATGGGCCAGGTCGGTCGTCTCGGCAAGGTGCTGGGTCCCCGTGGCCTCATGCCCAACCCGAAGACCGGCACCGTGACCCCCAACCCGGCCAAGGCCGTGGAGGAGATCAAGGGCGGAAAGATCGAGTTCCGCGTCGACAAGCACGCCAACGTGCACTTCGTCGTCGGCAAGGCGTCGTTCACCGCCGAGCAGCTGGACGAGAACTTCAAGGCCGCGCTCGAGGAGATCGTGCGCCTGAAGCCGTCGAGCGCGAAGGGCCGTTACATCCAGAAGGGTGCGGTGTCGACCACGTTCGGCCCCGGCATCCCGCTGGACGTCAACGTCTTCTGA
- a CDS encoding LacI family DNA-binding transcriptional regulator produces the protein MSGIADVARRAGVSKATASRALTGSSQVSEQTRRRVQEAAAALGYVPSTSAVSLATGRTRNVGVIIPSVSRWIFAEILEGIQSALLHQGLDLTLYDARPGTETRRRVFDDFLARKRFDGLIAVGLETEDHELDRLRGIGRPVVSVMGEGGHDGSVAFDDERAGRRAAEHLLALGHTDIVFLGGTEEPGTSASGTRADAARREGCLAALRDAGLPMRHLPSAPTLPGGYAAAVDVLSDARRRPTAIVAVSDEVAVGAMIAARRLAIPVPGGVSVVGIDDHDYAEMFGLTTLAHDPRRQGSVAVELLAARLADPRAAAAHVRPDARLVVRSSTAPPAAVIGVAATDAGLVDRRP, from the coding sequence ATGAGCGGAATCGCCGACGTCGCGCGTCGAGCGGGGGTCTCGAAGGCCACGGCCAGTCGCGCCCTCACCGGCAGCAGCCAAGTGTCGGAGCAGACGCGACGGCGCGTGCAGGAGGCCGCCGCCGCCCTCGGCTATGTGCCGTCCACGAGTGCGGTGAGCCTGGCGACGGGCCGCACGCGCAACGTCGGGGTCATCATCCCGTCGGTGAGCCGATGGATCTTCGCCGAGATCCTCGAGGGCATCCAGTCCGCACTGCTGCACCAGGGCCTCGATCTGACCCTGTACGACGCCCGGCCGGGCACCGAGACCCGACGCCGGGTGTTCGACGACTTCCTCGCCCGCAAACGCTTCGACGGCCTCATCGCCGTCGGGCTCGAGACGGAGGACCACGAACTCGACCGCCTACGGGGGATCGGCCGCCCGGTGGTGAGCGTCATGGGCGAGGGCGGACACGACGGTTCCGTCGCCTTCGACGACGAGCGCGCCGGCCGTCGGGCTGCCGAGCACCTCCTCGCCCTCGGCCACACCGACATCGTGTTCCTCGGCGGCACCGAGGAACCGGGCACATCCGCATCGGGGACGCGCGCCGACGCCGCCCGTCGCGAGGGCTGCCTCGCCGCTTTGCGCGACGCCGGCCTCCCGATGCGTCACCTTCCTTCGGCACCCACACTGCCGGGGGGATACGCCGCCGCCGTCGACGTGCTCAGCGACGCCCGACGCCGCCCCACCGCGATCGTCGCCGTCAGCGACGAGGTCGCCGTGGGCGCCATGATCGCCGCTCGGCGCCTGGCGATCCCCGTTCCCGGAGGGGTGAGCGTCGTCGGCATCGACGATCACGACTACGCGGAGATGTTCGGACTCACCACGCTCGCGCACGATCCGCGGCGCCAGGGCAGCGTCGCCGTCGAGCTGCTGGCGGCCCGGCTGGCCGATCCCCGCGCGGCGGCCGCCCATGTGCGCCCCGATGCGCGCCTCGTCGTGCGCAGCTCCACCGCTCCCCCGGCCGCCGTGATCGGCGTCGCGGCGACGGATGCCGGTCTCGTCGACCGTCGGCCCTGA